From Uloborus diversus isolate 005 chromosome 8, Udiv.v.3.1, whole genome shotgun sequence, a single genomic window includes:
- the LOC129227916 gene encoding zinc finger protein 678-like: MANNPLIHNGSTELYSCEHCSGVFAFVSDLKRHLKGVHNGKETNSYEHCPRTFPSASHLNRHVSIHTAEKPFTCEHCSMVFSKVSNLKDHGKFHTGEKPFACELCSRVFSRISNLKLHVRIHTGEKPYKCEFCSKEFTQMGHLKGHRRTHTGEKPFSCEQCSKVFTNALNLKNHLRTHTGEKPFTCEHCSMAFADGSNLKKHVRIHTGEKPYKCEICSREFSEIGHMKRHRMTHTRERTFSCEQCSKAFFSASNLKRHLRTHTVEKPFACEHCSMVFSKALYLKDHVRIHIGEKPYKCEICFKEFPEIRPLERHRKTHTGERTFSCEQCSKITSVRSAYEGALMVPIPPL, from the exons ATGGCGAATAATCCTCTGATCCATAATGGCTCTACAGAACTTTATTCCTGTGAACACTGTTCAGGAGTATTTGCTTTTGTTTCAGACTTAAAGAGACATTTAAAAGGAGTCCATAATGGTAAAGAAACAAACTCATATGAACATTGTCCGAGGACATTCCCTAGTGCTTCACATTTAAACCGTCATGTGAGCATCCATACTGCCGAGAAACCCTTcacctgtgaacattgctcaatggtattttctaaagtttcaaatttaaaagatcATGGAAAAtttcatactggcgagaaaccattCGCCTGTGAACTTTGCTCAAGAGTATTTTctcgaatttcaaatttaaaattacatgtgagaattcatactggagagaaaccatATAAGTGTGAATTTTGCTCTAAGGAGTTTACTCAAATGGGACACTTGAAAGGGCACCGGAGgacccatactggcgaaaaaccatttTCCTGTGAACAGTGCTCAAAGGTATTTACCAACGCTTTGAATTTAAAGAATCATCTGAGAactcatactggcgagaaaccattcacttgtgaacattgctcaaTGGCATTTGCTGATGGTTCGAATCTAAAAAAGCATGTAAGAattcatactggcgagaaaccatatAAGTGTGAAATTTGTTCTAGGGAGTTTTCTGAAATAGGACACATGAAAAGACATCGGATGACCCATACTCGCGAACGAACATTTTCCTGTGAACAATGCTCAAAGGCATTTTTTAGCGCTTCAAATTTAAAGAGGCATCTGAGAACGCACACTGTCGAGAAACCCTtcgcctgtgaacattgctcaatgGTATTTTCTAAAGCTTTATATTTAAAAGATCATGTGAGAATTCATATTGGCGAAAAACCATATAAGTGTGAAATTTGTTTTAAGGAGTTTCCTGAAATACGGCCCCTGGAAAGACACCGGAAAACCCATACTGGTGAAAGAACATTTTCCTGTGAACAATGCTCAAAG ataactAGTGTTAGAAGTGCATATGAAGGGGCACTCATGGTGCCAATTCCGCCATTGTAA